Proteins from a single region of Crassaminicella profunda:
- a CDS encoding tyrosine-type recombinase/integrase, whose protein sequence is MDKKIIKVHNKSDRPDNIVQKENETIEKCLEIENSLPLFMQDFFIYLKNGVALSTRYAYLQDILFFCKYLVSETNITKALNIKDITIEEFNKIKARDINRFLGDFCTRYTVNGNDTVIIMENHNRALARKKSTLTVLFKFLFRDELIKENIIDGFNPIRLPKPQPDAIKKLEIDEVAKMLDVVESGNGLTAKELTYWEKTKLRDKAILVLFVTYGLRLKELQQLNISSFNFSRGDFKIYRKRGKEVNMPLNNSVEKVILDYIQSERVPDDVLLEKHKDALFLSLQKTRITEKAIRQLVKKYSSLALGTTKENGYSPHKLRATAATSLIQNGFSIYDVQNLLDHDNVTTTQLYAAHKKNVKREIVHRFEWLDEFDKKSSPDK, encoded by the coding sequence ATGGATAAAAAAATTATCAAAGTACATAATAAATCAGACCGACCTGATAATATCGTACAAAAAGAAAATGAAACCATAGAAAAATGTCTAGAGATAGAAAATTCTTTGCCACTTTTTATGCAAGATTTTTTTATTTATCTTAAAAACGGTGTAGCTTTATCAACAAGATATGCGTATCTTCAAGATATACTTTTCTTCTGTAAATACCTAGTATCAGAAACAAATATTACAAAAGCTTTAAATATAAAAGATATAACAATTGAAGAATTCAATAAGATAAAAGCAAGAGATATCAATCGATTTTTAGGTGACTTTTGTACAAGATATACAGTTAATGGAAATGATACGGTAATTATTATGGAAAATCATAATCGTGCCTTAGCAAGAAAAAAATCTACATTAACTGTATTATTTAAATTCTTATTTAGAGATGAATTAATTAAAGAAAATATTATAGATGGGTTTAATCCTATACGACTTCCAAAACCACAACCAGATGCCATAAAAAAACTTGAAATTGACGAAGTAGCAAAAATGTTAGATGTAGTTGAATCAGGAAATGGTCTAACAGCAAAAGAACTTACATATTGGGAAAAAACAAAATTAAGAGATAAAGCAATTTTAGTCCTATTTGTTACCTATGGTTTAAGATTGAAAGAGCTCCAGCAGCTTAATATTTCATCTTTTAATTTTAGTCGGGGAGATTTTAAAATTTATAGAAAAAGAGGTAAAGAAGTAAATATGCCTTTAAATAATTCTGTAGAAAAAGTTATTTTAGATTATATTCAATCAGAAAGAGTTCCTGATGATGTCTTGTTAGAAAAACATAAAGATGCTTTATTTTTATCTTTACAAAAAACAAGAATAACAGAAAAAGCTATTAGGCAGCTAGTTAAAAAATATTCTTCTCTTGCCTTAGGCACTACAAAAGAAAATGGATATAGTCCCCATAAGTTAAGAGCAACGGCTGCTACTTCTCTTATTCAAAATGGTTTTTCCATTTATGATGTTCAAAACCTACTTGATCATGATAATGTAACAACAACTCAATTATATGCTGCACATAAGAAAAATGTAAAAAGAGAAATTGTACATAGATTTGAATGGCTTGATGAATTTGATAAAAAAAGTAGTCCTGATAAATAG
- a CDS encoding glycosyl hydrolase family 18 protein: MIRLKKIFSWMLVCACILMLNSSYGFSENTKEFKVVGYYSEIFKDPIDKNVQFDKLTHIIYAFLIPGEEGSLIGIEKPEKLRELVEKGHKNQVKVLIAIGGWSYQNVPLDATFEKMAASDEARKKFIENVMKFVDEYNLDGVEIDWEYPDVGVSSQNYEKLVLGLSKELKTKGKYLTAALNGAWSETEGPAVSKAVTENCLKAFDWISVMAYDMNNEQHSPFWFAKNSIGYWINRGVPKEKIVIGVPFYARPSWKQYRDLVAEDRENAYKDHVKGEKLDSYYNGINTIKEKTRLALKNASGVMTFDMNEDTTDDLSLLKAINDTVDEVTSMSQVEFNKKVYCVVNGHELVFKKDENMGMPFIDENKRTLMPVRKSLEMIGAKVSFDEKNQIVRATKENITIEIPMNQDYVKVNDKILKMDTKAFIKNGRTYIPLKYVFEGFEYNIQWHEESRTVIVSNE, from the coding sequence ATGATCAGACTTAAAAAAATATTTTCATGGATGCTAGTATGTGCATGTATTTTAATGTTAAATTCAAGTTATGGATTTAGTGAAAATACTAAAGAATTTAAAGTGGTAGGATATTATTCTGAAATCTTTAAAGACCCTATCGATAAGAATGTTCAATTTGATAAACTCACACACATCATATATGCCTTTTTAATTCCAGGAGAAGAAGGTTCTTTAATAGGTATTGAGAAACCAGAAAAGTTAAGAGAATTAGTAGAGAAGGGGCATAAAAATCAGGTTAAAGTTTTAATAGCTATTGGAGGATGGTCCTATCAAAACGTTCCTTTAGATGCTACATTTGAAAAAATGGCAGCCTCTGACGAAGCTAGAAAAAAGTTTATAGAGAATGTAATGAAGTTTGTAGATGAATATAATCTTGATGGCGTAGAAATTGATTGGGAATATCCAGATGTAGGGGTGTCCTCTCAAAATTATGAAAAATTAGTATTAGGTTTAAGTAAAGAACTAAAAACAAAAGGGAAATACTTAACTGCAGCACTTAATGGTGCTTGGTCAGAAACAGAAGGTCCAGCTGTATCAAAAGCTGTAACAGAGAATTGTTTAAAAGCTTTTGATTGGATTAGTGTAATGGCTTATGACATGAATAATGAGCAGCATAGTCCATTTTGGTTTGCTAAAAACTCTATAGGCTATTGGATTAACAGAGGAGTACCAAAAGAAAAAATTGTAATAGGGGTTCCTTTTTATGCAAGACCTAGTTGGAAACAATATAGAGATCTTGTAGCAGAAGATAGAGAAAATGCTTATAAAGATCATGTAAAAGGAGAAAAACTTGATTCTTATTATAATGGGATCAATACCATAAAAGAAAAAACTAGACTTGCTCTTAAAAATGCATCTGGGGTAATGACTTTTGATATGAATGAGGATACTACTGATGATTTGAGTCTTTTGAAAGCTATAAATGATACTGTAGATGAAGTAACATCTATGTCGCAGGTTGAGTTTAACAAAAAAGTTTATTGTGTTGTGAATGGACATGAACTGGTCTTTAAGAAAGATGAAAATATGGGAATGCCTTTTATAGATGAAAACAAGAGGACATTAATGCCTGTAAGAAAGTCTCTTGAAATGATAGGTGCTAAAGTATCTTTTGATGAAAAAAATCAGATTGTAAGAGCTACAAAAGAGAATATAACCATTGAAATCCCTATGAATCAAGATTACGTTAAAGTAAATGATAAGATATTAAAAATGGATACAAAAGCTTTTATAAAGAATGGTAGAACCTATATACCTTTAAAATATGTATTTGAAGGGTTTGAGTATAATATTCAGTGGCATGAAGAAAGTAGAACGGTTATTGTAAGTAATGAATAA
- a CDS encoding DUF4231 domain-containing protein: MSLKEELLSLDHLTKSIDNEIIRNRVENLLNCYIKKATYYKYAYYTLSIVIIVINAGIPIVHHLHWGKSILFVSISSAVASVIASIITLLNIKDIWFRYRSNVKILKKECMLFNCECGNYDDKNREKIFISNIEDIICKKSEI; this comes from the coding sequence ATGAGCTTAAAAGAAGAGTTATTATCATTAGATCATTTGACAAAATCTATAGATAATGAAATTATTAGAAATAGGGTAGAAAATCTATTAAATTGCTATATAAAAAAAGCGACTTATTATAAATATGCATATTACACATTGAGTATAGTAATAATTGTTATTAACGCAGGTATTCCTATAGTACATCATCTACATTGGGGAAAATCAATACTATTTGTCTCTATTAGTTCTGCTGTTGCAAGTGTTATAGCTAGTATAATAACTTTATTAAATATTAAAGATATATGGTTTAGGTATAGAAGTAATGTGAAGATTCTAAAAAAAGAATGTATGTTATTTAATTGTGAATGCGGCAATTATGATGATAAAAATAGAGAAAAAATATTTATATCTAATATCGAGGACATTATTTGTAAAAAAAGTGAAATTTAA
- a CDS encoding site-specific integrase, which translates to MNIVQPIRDKNKIEDMKSELLKSGYKNYLLFVAGINTGLRISDLLKLKVSDVRDRTHILIQEKKTGKEKRFLINNQLRKDFEMYIKNMSREEYLFQSRKGKNQPISRVQAYRILNNAATIIGISEVGTHTLRKTFGYWHYQIYKDVAILQDIFNHSAPSVTLRYIGINQDIKDKTIEDFYL; encoded by the coding sequence GTGAATATTGTTCAGCCCATAAGAGATAAAAATAAGATAGAAGACATGAAAAGTGAACTATTAAAATCAGGATATAAAAACTATCTACTTTTTGTCGCAGGAATTAATACGGGATTAAGGATCAGTGACTTATTAAAACTAAAGGTATCAGATGTAAGAGATAGAACACATATCCTCATTCAAGAAAAAAAGACTGGAAAAGAGAAACGATTCTTAATCAACAACCAATTAAGAAAAGACTTTGAAATGTACATAAAGAATATGAGCAGGGAAGAGTATTTGTTTCAAAGCAGAAAAGGAAAAAATCAACCTATTTCAAGAGTACAAGCCTATAGGATATTAAACAATGCTGCTACTATAATTGGCATTAGCGAAGTAGGAACCCACACATTAAGAAAAACTTTTGGGTATTGGCATTATCAGATATATAAAGATGTAGCCATCCTACAGGATATTTTTAATCATTCAGCTCCTAGTGTTACTTTACGGTATATAGGTATCAATCAAGATATCAAAGATAAGACAATAGAGGACTTTTATTTATAA
- a CDS encoding tyrosine-type recombinase/integrase produces the protein MQTNKEIINSFVSRLEKEKSRKDYKRDLQHFVEFIEKNFLQATLEDCEKYITDIKLKVSEKKLAITTAEKLYSQLYSFFNYLEENEHIPYNHFKNISKPTASRNISKEKIIMWEDLDKLISILKTFNQRDYAILMLIFTSGLTLNEAVNLKWNQFVIDDTGNIGIVFITKRGKRYTKVHKDTWNLLQKYRNSLADLITQDSNVFLNNRGNKITGRWVRMVLKKACIEAELDHEYTPRDLRHTLAAHTLKRGASSRQVKQQLGWSNENLAQRYLYTIQQLDDNAIDYLNFNLKKDDSSK, from the coding sequence ATGCAAACAAACAAAGAAATTATAAACTCATTTGTATCAAGACTAGAAAAAGAAAAATCTAGAAAGGATTATAAAAGAGACTTACAGCATTTTGTTGAATTTATCGAAAAGAATTTTCTTCAAGCAACCCTTGAAGATTGTGAAAAATATATAACAGATATTAAGCTAAAGGTTTCAGAAAAAAAGCTAGCCATAACAACTGCAGAAAAATTATATAGTCAACTCTACAGCTTCTTTAATTATTTAGAAGAAAATGAACATATTCCATATAATCATTTTAAAAATATTTCCAAACCAACAGCATCAAGAAATATATCCAAAGAAAAAATTATAATGTGGGAAGACTTAGATAAACTTATTTCTATACTAAAAACATTTAATCAGAGAGATTACGCTATTTTAATGTTGATTTTTACGTCAGGGCTTACTCTTAATGAAGCTGTAAATCTTAAATGGAATCAATTTGTTATTGACGATACAGGTAATATTGGTATTGTTTTTATAACCAAACGTGGAAAAAGATATACTAAAGTTCATAAAGACACTTGGAATCTACTACAAAAATATCGAAATAGCTTAGCAGATTTAATTACACAGGATAGCAATGTCTTTTTAAATAATAGAGGCAATAAAATAACAGGACGCTGGGTAAGGATGGTACTCAAAAAAGCATGCATAGAGGCAGAATTAGACCATGAATATACCCCAAGAGATCTAAGACATACATTAGCAGCACATACACTAAAAAGAGGAGCTTCTTCAAGGCAAGTAAAGCAACAATTAGGGTGGAGCAACGAAAACCTTGCCCAAAGATATTTATACACCATTCAGCAATTAGATGATAACGCTATTGATTATTTGAATTTTAATTTAAAGAAGGATGATAGTTCAAAATAA
- the spo0A gene encoding sporulation transcription factor Spo0A has translation MKNIRVLIADDNKDFCDILSEYLGKQEDLEIVGVAKDGLEAIDLVSEELPDVLVLDIIMPHLDGLGVLERLASMNLKKFPKIIVLSAVGQDKITQRAIALGADYYVVKPFDFEIFIKRIRQLMGNVKFIPEKKSEYRDLLINPSTSSGKQTQSLEAEITNIIHEIGVPAHIKGYLYLREAISMVVENIEMLSAVTKELYPSIAKKFNTTPSRVERAIRHAIEVAWSRGKVDTINNLFGYTVHNDKGKPTNSEFIAMVADKLRIERTAV, from the coding sequence GTGAAAAATATTAGAGTGTTAATTGCAGATGACAATAAAGATTTTTGTGACATTTTAAGTGAATATTTAGGGAAACAGGAAGACTTAGAGATTGTTGGTGTTGCAAAGGATGGTTTAGAGGCCATAGATTTAGTTTCAGAGGAATTACCTGATGTCTTGGTTTTAGATATTATCATGCCTCATCTTGATGGCTTAGGCGTATTAGAAAGATTAGCATCTATGAATTTGAAGAAGTTTCCTAAAATTATTGTTCTATCCGCTGTTGGACAAGATAAAATTACACAAAGAGCTATTGCACTAGGCGCAGATTATTATGTTGTAAAACCTTTTGACTTTGAAATTTTTATTAAACGTATTAGACAGCTTATGGGGAACGTAAAGTTTATTCCTGAAAAGAAAAGTGAGTATAGAGATTTACTTATAAATCCATCTACAAGTTCTGGAAAACAAACACAAAGTCTAGAAGCTGAGATTACGAACATCATCCATGAAATTGGTGTACCAGCACATATTAAAGGATACTTATATCTAAGAGAAGCCATCTCTATGGTTGTTGAAAATATAGAAATGTTAAGTGCTGTAACAAAAGAATTATATCCATCTATAGCTAAAAAATTCAATACTACTCCAAGTAGAGTAGAAAGAGCTATTAGACATGCTATAGAGGTAGCATGGAGTAGAGGTAAGGTAGATACAATCAATAATTTATTTGGATACACAGTACATAATGATAAAGGTAAACCTACAAATAGTGAATTTATCGCAATGGTTGCTGATAAATTAAGAATAGAAAGAACTGCTGTTTAA
- the spoIVB gene encoding SpoIVB peptidase, whose protein sequence is MSNYKNKCIFSLFFIVILFTAFNSYSFYEIFNYPEEIKIFEDEKHTLDIKFPFKFDTQKIDNSVLQLLQNNKHSDTNTLYINPLKIGQTNIQVNLLGFLPIRKLQVDVVPKIKVIPGGQSVGVRLNTKGVLVVGLEEINGIDGKKHNPSREAGLTIGDSIIEINSLKIKDADHVTSIINQNKNTEITLKVKRREKIFNVKIKPVKSIDEGEYRIGLWVRDKTAGVGTLTFYHPDTMRFGALGHAITDIDTGLLLTVDHGQIVKSKVASIKQGKRGHPGEIKGIFYETSKPMGNLEKNTHFGIFGKAYEPITNDIYKKPIEISYQNQIHEGKATILTTIDNNKIEEYEVYIEKVNRQRTPNTKSMIIKVTDKRLLKKSGGIVQGMSGSPIIQDGKLIGAVTHVFVNDPSKGYGLFIEWMIKKAEIDIYNNSQLADKY, encoded by the coding sequence TTGTCTAACTATAAAAATAAGTGTATTTTTTCACTCTTTTTTATTGTGATTTTATTTACAGCCTTTAATTCTTATAGTTTTTATGAAATCTTTAATTATCCAGAAGAAATAAAAATATTTGAAGATGAAAAACATACTTTAGATATTAAATTCCCTTTTAAATTTGATACACAAAAAATAGATAATAGTGTTTTACAATTATTACAAAACAATAAACATTCTGATACAAATACACTATATATCAATCCCTTAAAAATAGGTCAAACAAATATTCAAGTAAATTTATTAGGTTTTTTACCAATAAGAAAACTCCAAGTTGACGTTGTCCCCAAAATTAAAGTTATTCCTGGAGGTCAATCTGTTGGTGTAAGATTAAATACAAAAGGCGTTTTGGTAGTTGGTTTAGAAGAAATAAACGGAATTGATGGTAAGAAACATAATCCTTCACGAGAAGCAGGATTAACAATAGGTGATAGTATTATAGAAATAAATAGCTTAAAAATAAAAGATGCTGATCATGTTACAAGTATCATCAATCAAAATAAAAATACTGAAATTACTTTAAAAGTAAAACGCAGAGAAAAAATATTTAATGTTAAAATTAAGCCTGTAAAATCTATTGATGAAGGGGAATATAGAATAGGTTTATGGGTTAGGGATAAAACTGCTGGTGTAGGAACATTGACATTTTATCATCCAGATACCATGAGGTTTGGTGCTTTAGGACATGCTATAACTGATATTGATACAGGATTACTATTAACAGTAGATCATGGGCAAATTGTCAAATCAAAAGTTGCTTCTATCAAACAAGGAAAAAGAGGACACCCAGGAGAAATAAAAGGTATATTTTATGAAACAAGTAAACCTATGGGTAATTTAGAAAAAAATACTCATTTCGGTATATTTGGTAAAGCTTATGAACCCATTACAAATGATATCTACAAAAAACCTATAGAAATTAGTTATCAAAATCAGATTCATGAAGGCAAAGCAACAATTTTAACAACTATTGATAATAATAAAATAGAGGAATATGAAGTTTATATTGAAAAAGTAAATAGGCAACGTACACCAAATACAAAGAGTATGATTATAAAAGTAACAGATAAAAGACTCCTAAAAAAAAGTGGCGGAATTGTACAAGGAATGAGTGGTAGTCCTATCATTCAGGATGGAAAATTAATTGGAGCAGTTACACATGTTTTTGTGAATGATCCATCAAAAGGATATGGTCTATTCATTGAATGGATGATTAAAAAAGCAGAAATTGATATCTATAATAATAGTCAATTAGCCGACAAGTATTAA
- the recN gene encoding DNA repair protein RecN, translated as MLLELIITNFALIENLNIRFGGGLNILTGETGAGKSIIIDAVNMAIGERADKSFIRTGTDKSVIQMIFRSQNQHLIKILNEKGIDLFDNDIIIITREIYNSGRSTSRINDRVVTTSLVKEISKYLIDIHGQHAHQSLLYPENHIDILDSFDEQKIVALKKKVATKYYELKELKNKLDELCGNELERERKKDLLKFQLNEIDACQLKVGEDTDLLSEYNLLSNSEKIFTIMSSSYEKIYNGDGRYLSIIDGIGNIIHELENIKDFDDHIKNMYSMLQECSYTFEDVSRDIRNYRDNIEFDPLVLEQIEKRLDLINDLKRKYGNSIDEILSYREKIYFELEELENSETIVVEIRNNIDKIKIEYIELSTQLSSIRKEISSTLEKEMIHVLEGLNMNKVIFKVNFANNIDQVDESIFSPKGLDKIEFLISTNAGQQPKSIAKIASGGEMSRIMLAFKTILAHSDNIPTLIFDEIDTGISGRTANIVGEKLAIISRNHQILCITHLPQIALMADHHFYIEKNSQDNNTLTNVQKLSEEDRIMELGRLLGGITLTDLTMEHAKEMINLGNHFKNSLK; from the coding sequence ATGCTCTTAGAATTAATTATAACTAACTTTGCATTAATAGAAAATCTAAATATTCGTTTCGGTGGAGGTCTAAACATTCTCACAGGTGAAACGGGTGCAGGTAAATCAATTATTATTGATGCCGTAAATATGGCAATTGGCGAAAGAGCGGATAAAAGTTTCATTCGTACTGGTACTGATAAATCTGTTATTCAGATGATCTTTCGTTCACAAAATCAACATTTAATAAAAATACTAAATGAAAAAGGTATCGATTTATTTGATAATGATATCATTATCATTACGCGTGAGATTTATAACAGTGGTAGAAGTACATCTAGAATAAATGATCGAGTTGTTACGACTTCATTAGTGAAGGAAATTAGTAAATACTTAATTGATATACATGGTCAACATGCTCATCAATCACTATTATATCCTGAAAACCATATTGATATTTTAGATTCTTTTGATGAACAAAAAATCGTTGCTTTAAAGAAAAAAGTTGCTACTAAATATTATGAACTAAAGGAATTGAAAAATAAACTAGATGAACTTTGTGGAAATGAACTAGAAAGAGAACGAAAAAAAGATTTATTAAAATTTCAGCTTAATGAAATTGATGCATGTCAACTAAAGGTTGGAGAAGATACTGATTTATTATCCGAATATAATCTTCTTTCTAATAGTGAAAAAATCTTTACCATTATGTCAAGCTCTTATGAAAAAATATATAATGGTGATGGTAGATATCTATCTATTATAGATGGCATCGGAAATATTATTCATGAATTAGAAAATATTAAAGATTTTGATGATCATATCAAAAATATGTATAGTATGCTACAAGAATGCTCTTATACCTTTGAAGATGTATCTAGAGATATTAGGAATTATAGGGACAATATTGAATTTGATCCCCTTGTATTAGAACAAATTGAAAAACGATTAGATTTAATCAATGATTTAAAAAGAAAATATGGAAATTCCATAGATGAAATTTTGTCCTATAGGGAAAAAATTTATTTTGAATTAGAAGAACTTGAGAACAGTGAAACCATTGTAGTTGAAATAAGAAACAATATAGATAAAATAAAAATAGAATATATTGAATTGTCTACTCAACTCAGTTCTATTCGTAAAGAAATATCATCAACTTTAGAAAAAGAAATGATTCATGTATTAGAAGGTTTAAATATGAATAAAGTTATTTTCAAAGTGAATTTCGCAAATAATATAGATCAAGTAGATGAAAGTATATTCTCACCCAAAGGACTAGATAAAATTGAGTTTTTAATTTCTACAAACGCTGGACAACAGCCTAAATCAATTGCTAAAATTGCTTCTGGTGGAGAAATGTCAAGAATCATGCTGGCTTTTAAAACGATTTTAGCTCATTCTGATAATATTCCAACATTAATTTTTGATGAAATAGACACAGGGATTAGTGGACGTACAGCAAATATTGTAGGAGAAAAATTAGCAATAATATCTAGAAACCATCAAATTTTATGTATCACCCATTTACCTCAAATAGCATTAATGGCAGACCATCATTTCTATATTGAAAAAAATTCTCAAGATAATAATACTTTGACAAATGTTCAAAAATTATCAGAAGAAGATAGAATTATGGAATTAGGTAGATTATTAGGTGGTATAACATTAACAGACTTAACAATGGAGCATGCTAAAGAAATGATCAATTTAGGAAATCATTTTAAAAACAGTTTAAAATAA
- a CDS encoding arginine repressor — MKYARHAKILEIIDKYEVETQEELAEALKKNNIHVTQATVSRDIKELRLIKVLGKNGRYKYASMKQHESAISDRLVKIFKDSILSIDYSGNIIVLKTLIGAGQAACAALDALDVQDIVGTIAGDDTIFILVRDVEKIEEIVSKFKKLMR; from the coding sequence ATGAAATATGCAAGACATGCAAAAATATTAGAGATTATTGATAAGTATGAAGTTGAGACACAAGAAGAGCTAGCTGAAGCTCTAAAAAAAAATAATATTCATGTAACACAAGCAACGGTATCAAGAGATATAAAAGAACTGAGGCTTATAAAGGTTTTGGGTAAAAATGGAAGATATAAGTATGCTTCAATGAAACAGCATGAAAGCGCTATTTCTGACAGATTAGTTAAAATATTTAAGGATTCTATCTTATCCATAGATTATTCTGGCAATATTATTGTTTTAAAAACATTGATAGGAGCAGGACAAGCAGCTTGTGCAGCATTAGATGCATTGGACGTTCAAGATATTGTAGGGACAATTGCTGGAGATGATACCATATTCATTCTTGTAAGAGATGTAGAAAAAATAGAAGAAATCGTAAGCAAATTCAAAAAACTTATGAGGTAG
- a CDS encoding TlyA family RNA methyltransferase, with translation MGEKNRLDIILVEKGFFDSREKAKTSIMAGIVFVDNQRVDKAGTKVDSDAKFEIKGKVMPYVSRGGLKLEKAMNEFHIDLKNKKTLDIGASTGGFTDCMLINGATKVFSIDVGYGQLAWKLRQDERVVVMERTNIRYVTKEDINDEIDFASIDVSFISLKLVLPVAKKLIKENGEIVALIKPQFEAGREKVGKKGVVRDIKVHKEVIHQILSFALDMGLTLKGLSFSPIKGPEGNIEYLAYLVNKEAEDQIDLEKIIQDIVASSHDLLNKR, from the coding sequence ATGGGAGAAAAGAATAGACTGGATATAATATTAGTGGAGAAAGGATTTTTTGACTCCCGAGAGAAAGCCAAAACAAGTATTATGGCAGGTATTGTTTTTGTAGACAATCAAAGAGTGGATAAAGCCGGCACAAAAGTAGATTCTGATGCAAAATTTGAAATCAAAGGAAAAGTCATGCCTTATGTAAGTCGTGGTGGACTAAAATTAGAAAAAGCCATGAACGAGTTTCACATTGATTTGAAAAACAAAAAAACCTTAGATATAGGTGCATCTACAGGTGGATTTACAGATTGTATGTTGATCAATGGTGCAACAAAAGTTTTTTCAATTGATGTGGGGTATGGCCAATTAGCTTGGAAATTAAGACAAGATGAAAGAGTAGTTGTAATGGAACGAACGAATATAAGATATGTTACAAAAGAAGATATTAATGATGAAATAGATTTTGCATCTATTGATGTCTCTTTCATATCTTTAAAACTTGTACTCCCTGTTGCCAAAAAATTGATTAAAGAAAATGGAGAAATCGTTGCTTTAATCAAACCTCAATTTGAAGCAGGTAGAGAGAAGGTTGGAAAAAAAGGGGTAGTAAGAGATATTAAAGTCCACAAAGAGGTTATTCATCAAATATTATCCTTTGCTTTAGATATGGGATTAACACTGAAAGGATTATCATTTTCTCCAATAAAAGGTCCTGAGGGAAATATAGAATATCTTGCTTATTTGGTTAATAAAGAAGCAGAGGATCAAATTGATCTAGAAAAAATCATTCAAGATATTGTTGCAAGTTCCCACGATTTATTAAATAAAAGATAA